The window GAAGCTTGATGGCGGACTGACCAGCGCGAAATGCATTGCGGCCGCATCAGCATCGGTTTTGAGCAGTTTTAGCCGCATGCCGCATGAGCACAACCAAAGCCGCGTGCGCATTCGGAGCTGCTAGCCTCAATCGAACTTCGCCGCCGCGGTCCGGCTGCACGCAAACGCGGTCCTGGCGGCTCGCACGATGATTCCGCCACAGGCGATGCCTGTCGGTGCCCTACTCGGGTGGGCGTGGGGAACCAAACCGTTATCTACGGCATCCAATCAAAAAGATTTGGGAAAGTTTTTTTGCGAATGTTGATTGATGTTGACACGGAAAACACGTGGTTCGAGCAGTCGATTCGCTGATAGTGATTGTTCGCGATGAATCACATTAAAGAGTTGACCCGGATTTACTCGACACTATGTCTCGGAAGGGAGCAGTTTGGCTTCGGCTGAAACGCTCCCGGACACCCAGGGGGGAATTCTGGGAAAAGGTGCTTCGGTGTCTCACCGCCGCGGGAAGGGTTCGTCATGACGACGGATCACGATCGCACAGGTGATTCCTAGCACTGCCAACGGGCGATCTCAGCCGATCGTTCCGCACCAACAAATCGTATTGCATGAACCATGCGTCAGGATGACGCGTGGGGAATGAAACGAGTGCGATGTTGCGGAACGCTGGGCCGAGTGTCACTTGAAGGCTTTCTGTGTTCTTCCCGCCGGTTGCACACCCATGCAGTCGTTTGAACAGACTCATTACATTTTCATCGCGAGAATCCCGAATCGGAAAGCGTTCAGCAGGACGCGAGCCGGCAGGCCCAGACCCAGCGTTTGACAACCTCAACCATCATCAATCAAAGCACGACCCACCGTGAACAGATTGGTTCCCAACGAGATTTTTCGTTGAGAGCGTGTGGATGAGAACGGAGAGCGAAAGAAGGGCCACAGGGGCAATGGTTACCGACGCACCATTGTTCCAAGGGAAGAATCAACGAGGCGTTTTGGAGCACCTAGTATGAAGGTCTTCACAACTGGACAGGTCGCCAAGATCTGTAAAGTTGCCCCACGAACTGTTAGTAAATGGTTCGATTCGGGGCGTTTGAAAGGCTACCGCATTCCTGGATCGCAAGATCGGCGGATCCCGCGGGAGTATTTGATCAAATTCTTGAAAGAGCATGGTATGCCCCTGGGCGACCTGGAAGACGAAGCGATGGCAAAGTGCCTGATCGTCGCCCAGGACCAAGTTCTCATCGAGAACCTGAAGCGTGAATTGCCACCCGAGAAATCGTTCAAAGTCGCTGTTGCAGCCAGCGGATTTGAAGCCGGCATTCAAGCCGAAAGCTTCAATCCAGACTGCATCATCGTGGACTTTTCGATCGGTAAAATCGAAGCGGTTCAGATTTGCCAAAACCTGCGAAAGAACATCGATTTCACCGATATCGTGTTGATTGCGTTGCTGCCAGATGATGGCCAACCAATGAGCTTCGATCGCAGCAGCATCAACGAAACGTTCAAAAAACCGTTCGACGCCCACTTGTTGGCAGAACGTTTGCGAACTCTCGTCGGAGCAAAGAAGGAGTTGGTCTAAGACCGACTCAGAAGGGCCTTTGTGCCACCCCGCCTCGACGCCCTTCATGCGAACCCGCTCGCATGAAGGGCGTTTTTCGTTGGCCTGGTGCCCTTGGAGTGATTCGCCGCCCCATCTCGATCATCCGCTGTGACCTCAGCGGCCCGGTGGCGTTCACGGCTCCCCTTGCGGTTGAGCCGGCAATCCACAGCGAACGACGGGTCTGTGATGGTGGTCCACACTCTGCTGGACTTGGGAATTGCGTCGCGGCGCCGCGCTTCCATCGGAACGCGTGAATGAATGCACAGTCCGCTCCGCCGAATCGAGATCGCCTGCCGAAATCACCCTGCCGAAATCACCTCGCCAGGGTCACCTCGTTTTGGGTTCTCGTTGGAGTGGCTACACTAGCGCGTCGCGACGGACAAAGATCCATTGCATCCTTGATCCGCTAAAACAGCTTTTGTGAAATTGCGAGTTCTCGCGAGCCGTGCCCGCCTTCCACTCATTCATCTCATGGCCCATCTCACTTCTTCCATCGACGGCAATCCTTCGGGCACTTTCCAGTTGGACCGTGACGAAATGCAAGTGGGCCGCCATCCCGACTGCGATATCGTGGTCGACGCAGGAGCGGTCAGTCGCTATCACGCGAAAATCACGAAGAAGGGCAACGAGTTCGCGGTCGAAGACGCCGGCAGCCGAAACGGAACCTTCGTCAACGGCCAACTTCTTTCACGCCCCCATGTGCTCTCCGAAGGAGACCGAATCCGAATCAGCGAAGTCGTGCTTGTCTTCCACGGCGACGAGGTCCCCGGTTTCGCCAGCGGAGGTGGCAGCGGCGAAATGACGTTCGACGGATCCAACTTTGGGATCCTGATGGTCGATGAGACTCACGCCAAGCAGATCACCGGCCCCAAAGTCGAGTTTCGATCGGGCGATGATGGCTTGAAAATGTCAGCGACGGCGGAAGCCAAGCTGGCCGCACTGATCGCAATCAACAGCAACCTGACCGGCGCCATTTCCGTCGACGATGTGCTGCCCAAAGTGCTTTCGAGTTTGTTTCAAATCTTCCCGTCAGCCGACCGCGGTTTTGTGGTCATGGAAACTCCCGATGGAGCATTGGTGCCACGTTGGGTCCAACTAAGAAACAAAACCGACGACACCGAAACGATTCGCATCAGCCGAACAATCATCCGCCAAACGATGGAAACGGGCCACACGATCTTATCCCTCGACGCGATGGATGACAGTCGGTTCGACAGCAGCGAATCAATCGCTGACTTTTCGATCCGTTCCATGATGTGTGCACCGCTTCACGATGAGGACGGCAAAGCCATCGGCGCATTGCAAATCGATTCCACCCAAGGTCGCGGCCAGTTTCGAGACGAAGACATTGACCTGCTGACCGGCATCGCTGCTCAAGCCAGCGTGGTCATCAACAACGCGCGCATGCACGAACAAGCATTGCGACAACAAGAAGTCGAACAAGACCTCAAGCTCGCAACGGAAGTTCA of the Rhodopirellula baltica SH 1 genome contains:
- a CDS encoding helix-turn-helix domain-containing protein, giving the protein MKVFTTGQVAKICKVAPRTVSKWFDSGRLKGYRIPGSQDRRIPREYLIKFLKEHGMPLGDLEDEAMAKCLIVAQDQVLIENLKRELPPEKSFKVAVAASGFEAGIQAESFNPDCIIVDFSIGKIEAVQICQNLRKNIDFTDIVLIALLPDDGQPMSFDRSSINETFKKPFDAHLLAERLRTLVGAKKELV
- a CDS encoding SpoIIE family protein phosphatase translates to MAHLTSSIDGNPSGTFQLDRDEMQVGRHPDCDIVVDAGAVSRYHAKITKKGNEFAVEDAGSRNGTFVNGQLLSRPHVLSEGDRIRISEVVLVFHGDEVPGFASGGGSGEMTFDGSNFGILMVDETHAKQITGPKVEFRSGDDGLKMSATAEAKLAALIAINSNLTGAISVDDVLPKVLSSLFQIFPSADRGFVVMETPDGALVPRWVQLRNKTDDTETIRISRTIIRQTMETGHTILSLDAMDDSRFDSSESIADFSIRSMMCAPLHDEDGKAIGALQIDSTQGRGQFRDEDIDLLTGIAAQASVVINNARMHEQALRQQEVEQDLKLATEVQRAFLPAEAPQVPTYHLESFYQAANHIGGDYFDYVDLPDGRLAVVVADVVGHGVAAAMYMAKLSAETRFCLASEPDLARAVERLNDRMSALEVQRFVTYLLVVIDPQSNELKIVNAGHMPPIVRDAVSGQISEPGDEDSGLPIAIDEGMEYAVTTVPMHAGDLALMYTDGFSEALNAKEEEWGTDPLRQIVLKAVPSKEDDEPLAKVVKNEIVRQAFEHMGGAVQFDDMCMVIIERTEDAAAGAPRSQPAAAQSDEDEPQVSKQSETINELDINDTLPADLSENH